In the genome of Pseudomonas sp. LBUM920, one region contains:
- the metH gene encoding methionine synthase has translation MSDRSARLQALHQALKERILILDGGMGTMIQSYKLEENDYRGKRFADWPSDVKGNNDLLVLTRPDVIGGIEKAYLDAGADILETNTFNATRISMADYGMEELAYELNVEGARLARKIADAKTLENPAKPRFVAGVLGPTSRTCSLSPDVNNPGYRNVTFDELVENYTEATKGLIEGGADLILIETIFDTLNAKAAIFAVQGVFEELNVELPIMISGTITDASGRTLSGQTTEAFWNSVSHAKPLSVGLNCALGASELRPYLEELSNKANTHVSAHPNAGLPNEFGEYDELPSQTAKVIEEFAQSGFLNIVGGCCGTTPGHIEAIAKAVAGYAPRPIPDIPKACRLSGLEPFTIDRSSLFVNVGERTNITGSARFARLIREDNYTEALEVALQQVEAGAQVIDINMDEGMLDSKKAMVTFLNLIAGEPDISRVPIMIDSSKWEVIEAGLKCIQGKGIVNSISMKEGVEQFIHHAKLCKRYGAAVVVMAFDEAGQADTEARKKEICKRSYDILVNDVGFPPEDIIFDPNIFAVATGIEEHNNYAVDFINACAYIRDELPYALTSGGVSNVSFSFRGNNPVREAIHSVFLLYAIRNGLSMGIVNAGQLEIYDQIPAELRDAVEDVVLNRTPEGTDALLAIADKYKGDGSVKEAETEEWRGWDVNKRLEHALVKGITTHIVEDTEESRQSFARPIEVIEGPLMSGMNIVGDLFGAGKMFLPQVVKSARVMKQAVAHLIPFIELEKGDKPEAKGKILMATVKGDVHDIGKNIVGVVLGCNGYDIVDLGVMVPAEKILQVAREQKCDIIGLSGLITPSLDEMVHVAREMQRQDFHLPLMIGGATTSKAHTAVKIEPKYSNDAVIYVTDASRAVGVATQLLSKELKAGFVEKTRLEYIDVRERTSNRSARTERLSYPAAIAKKPQFDWSTYTPVKPTFTGAKVLDNIDLKVLAEYIDWTPFFISWDLAGKFPRILEDEVVGEAATALYADAQEMLKKLIDEKLISARAVFGFWPTNQVQDDDLEVYGDDGQPIARLHHLRQQIIKTDGKPNFSLADFVAPKDSGVTDYIGGFITTAGIGAEEVAKAYQDAGDDYNSIMVKALADRLAEACAEWLHQQVRKEHWGYAKDEQLDNEALIKEQYSGIRPAPGYPACPDHTEKAQLFQLLDPEAREMHAGRSGVFLTEHYAMFPAAAVSGWYFAHPQAQYFAVGKVDKDQVASYTARKGQDLAVTERWLAPNLGYDN, from the coding sequence ATGTCCGATCGTAGCGCTCGTCTGCAAGCCCTTCACCAAGCCCTCAAGGAACGCATCCTGATCCTCGACGGCGGCATGGGCACGATGATCCAGAGCTACAAGCTTGAGGAAAACGACTACCGCGGCAAACGCTTTGCCGATTGGCCGAGTGACGTCAAGGGCAACAACGACCTGCTGGTGCTCACCCGCCCCGACGTGATCGGCGGCATCGAAAAGGCCTACCTGGATGCCGGTGCCGACATTCTGGAAACCAACACCTTCAACGCCACGCGTATTTCCATGGCCGATTACGGCATGGAAGAACTGGCCTACGAATTAAACGTAGAAGGCGCGCGACTGGCACGCAAGATCGCCGACGCCAAGACCCTGGAAAACCCGGCCAAGCCGCGTTTTGTCGCCGGCGTGCTTGGCCCGACCAGCCGTACCTGCTCGCTGTCGCCCGATGTGAACAACCCCGGCTACCGCAACGTGACCTTCGATGAGCTGGTGGAAAACTACACCGAAGCCACCAAGGGCCTGATCGAGGGCGGCGCCGACCTGATCCTGATCGAGACCATTTTCGACACCCTCAACGCCAAGGCCGCGATCTTCGCTGTACAGGGCGTGTTCGAGGAACTGAACGTCGAACTGCCGATCATGATTTCCGGCACCATCACCGACGCTTCCGGCCGTACCCTGTCGGGCCAGACCACCGAAGCGTTCTGGAACTCCGTCAGCCACGCCAAGCCACTGTCCGTGGGCCTCAACTGCGCACTGGGTGCGAGCGAGTTGCGTCCGTACCTGGAAGAGCTGTCGAACAAGGCCAATACCCACGTTTCGGCGCACCCGAACGCCGGCCTGCCCAACGAATTCGGCGAATATGACGAGTTGCCGTCGCAAACCGCCAAGGTCATCGAAGAGTTCGCCCAGAGCGGCTTCCTGAACATCGTCGGCGGCTGCTGCGGTACCACGCCAGGCCACATTGAAGCCATCGCCAAAGCTGTGGCCGGCTACGCGCCGCGCCCGATCCCGGACATTCCCAAGGCGTGCCGCTTGTCGGGCCTGGAACCGTTCACGATTGATCGCAGCTCGTTGTTCGTCAACGTCGGCGAGCGCACCAACATCACCGGTTCCGCCCGTTTCGCCCGGTTGATTCGTGAAGACAACTACACCGAAGCCCTGGAAGTCGCTCTGCAGCAGGTTGAAGCCGGCGCCCAGGTGATCGACATCAACATGGACGAGGGCATGCTCGATTCGAAGAAGGCCATGGTGACCTTCCTCAATCTGATTGCCGGCGAGCCGGACATCTCTCGCGTACCGATCATGATCGACTCCTCCAAGTGGGAAGTGATCGAAGCCGGCCTCAAATGCATCCAGGGCAAGGGCATCGTCAACTCCATCAGCATGAAGGAAGGCGTCGAGCAATTCATTCACCACGCCAAACTGTGCAAGCGTTATGGCGCCGCGGTGGTAGTGATGGCCTTCGACGAAGCCGGCCAGGCCGACACCGAAGCGCGCAAGAAAGAAATCTGCAAACGCTCCTACGACATCCTGGTCAATGACGTTGGCTTCCCGCCGGAAGACATCATCTTCGACCCGAACATCTTCGCGGTCGCCACCGGTATCGAGGAGCACAACAACTACGCCGTCGACTTCATCAACGCCTGCGCCTACATCCGCGACGAGCTGCCATATGCGCTGACCTCGGGTGGCGTGTCCAACGTGTCGTTCTCGTTCCGCGGCAACAACCCGGTGCGTGAGGCGATTCACTCGGTGTTTTTGCTGTATGCGATCCGCAACGGCCTGAGCATGGGTATCGTCAACGCCGGCCAACTGGAGATCTACGACCAGATCCCGGCTGAGCTGCGCGATGCGGTAGAAGACGTGGTGCTCAACCGCACGCCGGAAGGCACTGACGCCCTGCTGGCCATCGCCGACAAGTACAAGGGCGACGGCAGCGTCAAAGAGGCCGAGACCGAAGAATGGCGTGGCTGGGACGTCAACAAGCGCCTGGAACACGCGCTGGTCAAAGGCATCACCACGCACATTGTTGAAGACACCGAAGAATCGCGCCAGTCGTTCGCGCGCCCGATCGAAGTGATCGAAGGCCCGCTGATGTCCGGCATGAACATCGTCGGCGACCTGTTCGGCGCCGGCAAAATGTTCCTGCCTCAGGTGGTGAAATCGGCCCGAGTGATGAAGCAGGCCGTGGCCCACTTGATTCCGTTTATCGAGCTGGAAAAAGGCGACAAACCGGAAGCCAAGGGCAAGATCCTGATGGCCACCGTTAAAGGCGACGTGCACGACATCGGCAAGAACATTGTCGGCGTGGTGCTCGGTTGCAACGGCTATGACATTGTCGACCTGGGCGTGATGGTGCCGGCGGAGAAGATCCTGCAGGTGGCCAGGGAACAGAAGTGCGACATCATCGGCCTGTCCGGCCTGATCACGCCGTCGCTGGATGAGATGGTTCACGTGGCCCGCGAGATGCAGCGCCAGGACTTTCACCTGCCGTTGATGATCGGTGGCGCCACCACCTCCAAGGCCCACACGGCGGTCAAGATCGAGCCCAAGTACAGCAACGACGCGGTGATCTACGTCACCGACGCTTCGCGCGCAGTGGGCGTGGCCACGCAATTGCTGTCCAAGGAGCTGAAGGCCGGCTTCGTCGAGAAAACCCGCCTGGAATACATCGACGTGCGCGAGCGTACGTCTAACCGCAGCGCCCGCACAGAGCGCCTGAGCTACCCGGCGGCCATCGCCAAGAAGCCGCAGTTCGACTGGAGCACCTATACCCCTGTGAAGCCGACTTTTACCGGCGCCAAGGTGCTGGACAATATCGACCTCAAGGTGCTGGCCGAGTACATCGACTGGACGCCGTTCTTTATCTCCTGGGACCTGGCCGGCAAGTTTCCGCGCATCCTCGAAGACGAAGTGGTCGGTGAAGCGGCCACCGCGCTCTACGCCGACGCGCAGGAAATGCTCAAGAAGCTGATCGACGAAAAACTCATCAGCGCCCGCGCGGTATTCGGTTTCTGGCCGACCAACCAGGTGCAGGACGATGACCTGGAAGTCTACGGCGACGATGGCCAGCCGATTGCCAGGCTGCATCACCTGCGCCAGCAGATCATCAAGACCGACGGCAAGCCGAACTTCTCCCTGGCCGACTTCGTGGCGCCAAAAGACAGCGGCGTGACCGACTACATCGGTGGTTTCATCACCACCGCCGGCATCGGCGCAGAAGAAGTCGCCAAGGCCTATCAGGACGCGGGCGACGACTACAACTCAATCATGGTCAAGGCCCTGGCCGACCGCCTGGCCGAAGCCTGCGCCGAGTGGTTGCACCAGCAAGTGCGTAAAGAGCACTGGGGTTACGCCAAGGACGAGCAACTGGACAACGAAGCGCTGATCAAGGAGCAATACAGCGGCATCCGCCCTGCTCCCGGCTACCCGGCGTGCCCTGATCACACCGAGAAGGCCCAGCTGTTCCAATTGCTGGACCCCGAGGCGCGCGAAATGCACGCCGGGCGCAGCGGCGTGTTCCTCACCGAGCACTACGCGATGTTCCCGGCGGCGGCGGTCAGTGGCTGGTACTTCGCCCATCCACAGGCGCAGTACTTTGCCGTGGGTAAGGTCGACAAGGACCAGGTCGCAAGCTACACCGCGCGCAAAGGCCAGGACCTGGCCGTGACTGAGCGTTGGCTGGCGCCGAACCTGGGTTACGACAACTGA
- a CDS encoding fatty acid cis/trans isomerase, with translation MSLRLIISAVLALIASCAQAQALPVNSPAPAISYTRDVQPIFTEKCVACHACYDSACQLNLGSAEGAARGATKMPVYDGERSQAAPTTRLFSDAFGKQAWQQKGFYSVLDAQGSQAALMARMLELGHNAPLEPNAKLPDEIMLGLNRQNLCAMPGEFNAYAGAHPKEGMPLAVTGLTDQQYQTLQRWLASGAPIDDQGLAPSAREALQVQQWENLFNQPGARESLVARWLYEHLFLAHIYFENGEPGHFFQWVRSRTPSGQPIDLIATRRPDDDPGTNVYYRLWPVQGVIVHKTHITYPFSAAKMARIKALFYAGDWQVNALPGYGPGRRANPFETFEAIPAKARYQFMLDNAEYFVRTFIRGPVCRGQIATDVIRDNFWALFQDPDHDLYITDARYRGQATPLLAMPGQNDDVGSVLGLWLAYRDKRNQYEALRRDSYADLPPPSWSTLWTGNDNALLSIFRHFDSASVTKGLIGEVPQTMWLFDYPLLERTYYQLAVNFDVFGNVSHQAQTRLYFDLIRNGAEQNFLRLMPADTRDDFMDDWYQNSGKLKLWLDYEAIDDDKPSGLHLDEKDPKRDFAKQLLTRYGYLNASPDPINRCTSAYCSRDGIEPALRDAEQALSRLTSRPAAGLKVIDQLPEASLLRIETASGKREFYSMLRNRAHSNVAFLLGEAYRYQPGLDTVTIYPGVLSSYPNFIFNIPAQEVPEFVAAMENARDAKRFEKIVDRWGVRRSHPLFWQYFHDASRYIRETTPVEEGVLDMNRYENL, from the coding sequence ATGTCACTTCGCCTCATCATCAGCGCCGTTCTGGCCTTGATAGCCAGCTGCGCTCAGGCACAGGCTTTACCGGTCAACAGTCCCGCCCCGGCGATCTCCTATACCCGCGACGTCCAACCGATCTTCACCGAGAAGTGCGTGGCCTGCCACGCCTGTTACGACTCAGCCTGCCAGCTCAACCTGGGCAGTGCCGAGGGCGCGGCGCGCGGCGCGACCAAAATGCCGGTCTACGACGGCGAACGCAGCCAGGCCGCACCGACCACCCGTTTGTTCTCAGACGCCTTCGGCAAGCAGGCCTGGCAGCAGAAGGGCTTTTACTCGGTGCTGGACGCCCAGGGCAGCCAGGCCGCGTTGATGGCGCGCATGCTGGAGCTGGGTCATAACGCGCCACTTGAACCCAATGCCAAACTGCCCGACGAGATCATGCTGGGCCTGAACCGCCAGAACCTGTGCGCCATGCCCGGCGAGTTCAATGCCTACGCCGGCGCGCATCCCAAGGAAGGCATGCCGCTGGCCGTCACCGGCCTGACCGACCAGCAATACCAGACGCTGCAGCGCTGGCTGGCCTCCGGCGCACCGATTGATGACCAAGGCCTGGCGCCCAGCGCCAGGGAGGCCTTGCAGGTGCAGCAGTGGGAAAACCTGTTCAACCAGCCCGGCGCCCGCGAAAGCCTGGTGGCGCGCTGGTTGTATGAGCATTTGTTCCTGGCGCACATTTACTTCGAGAACGGCGAGCCGGGGCATTTCTTCCAGTGGGTGCGCTCACGCACGCCGAGCGGCCAGCCGATTGATCTGATCGCCACCCGTCGCCCCGACGATGATCCAGGCACCAATGTTTATTACCGTCTCTGGCCGGTGCAGGGCGTGATCGTGCACAAAACGCACATCACTTACCCGTTCAGCGCGGCGAAAATGGCGCGCATCAAGGCGCTGTTCTACGCCGGTGACTGGCAGGTCAACGCCTTGCCGGGCTATGGTCCGGGGCGCCGGGCCAACCCGTTCGAGACCTTTGAGGCAATTCCGGCCAAGGCGCGTTACCAGTTCATGCTCGATAACGCCGAATACTTCGTGCGCACCTTTATTCGCGGGCCGGTGTGCCGTGGGCAGATCGCCACGGACGTGATTCGCGATAATTTCTGGGCCCTGTTCCAGGACCCGGACCACGACCTGTATATCACCGATGCGCGTTATCGCGGCCAGGCCACGCCATTGCTGGCGATGCCGGGGCAGAACGACGACGTGGGCAGCGTGCTCGGCCTGTGGCTGGCCTATCGCGACAAGCGTAACCAGTACGAGGCCTTGCGCCGTGACAGCTACGCAGACTTGCCGCCGCCGAGTTGGTCGACCCTGTGGACGGGTAACGACAATGCCTTGTTGAGCATTTTCCGCCATTTTGACAGTGCCTCGGTGACCAAGGGCCTGATCGGCGAGGTGCCGCAAACGATGTGGTTGTTCGATTACCCGTTGCTGGAACGCACTTATTACCAGTTGGCGGTGAACTTCGATGTGTTCGGCAACGTGTCGCACCAGGCCCAGACCCGGCTGTACTTCGACCTGATCCGCAATGGCGCCGAGCAGAACTTCCTGCGTCTGATGCCGGCGGATACCCGCGATGATTTTATGGACGATTGGTACCAGAACAGCGGCAAGCTCAAACTGTGGCTGGACTATGAAGCGATTGATGATGACAAGCCGAGCGGCTTGCACCTGGATGAAAAGGACCCGAAGCGCGATTTTGCCAAGCAGTTGCTGACGCGTTATGGCTATTTGAATGCCAGCCCGGATCCGATCAACCGCTGCACCAGTGCCTATTGCTCGCGCGACGGCATTGAGCCGGCGTTGCGGGATGCCGAGCAGGCGCTCAGTCGCCTGACGTCGAGGCCGGCGGCGGGGCTCAAGGTGATTGATCAATTGCCCGAGGCGAGCCTGCTGCGGATCGAAACGGCCAGTGGCAAACGCGAGTTCTACAGCATGCTGCGCAACCGGGCGCACAGTAATGTGGCGTTCCTGTTGGGTGAGGCTTATCGCTATCAACCGGGCCTGGACACTGTGACCATCTACCCCGGTGTGCTCAGCAGCTACCCGAATTTCATCTTCAATATCCCCGCGCAGGAAGTGCCGGAGTTTGTGGCGGCAATGGAAAATGCCAGGGACGCCAAGCGCTTCGAGAAGATCGTCGATCGCTGGGGCGTGCGCCGCAGCCATCCGCTGTTCTGGCAGTATTTCCATGACGCGTCGCGGTACATCCGCGAAACCACGCCGGTGGAAGAAGGCGTGCTGGACATGAACCGCTACGAGAATCTTTGA
- a CDS encoding acyltransferase, whose translation MLISVQALRALAAWTVVGHHFMQIFFGFKADTALGRLFVEKGAAGVDVFFVISGLVIFLSTQDKDLPPWRFLLYRLLRIVPAYWFYTLLMALLVVVARPMLPDQSVDAAHVLMSLLFIPSQNPGGYGVYPTLNVGWTLNYEMLFYLLFAWALLFRRQWRLLVVAALLFAVCEAWTSFGWISEFYRSDIVVEFLMGIGIGMLYRKGWIRPGLWLPLLGIVAALLAIYHWPASPRALTWGLPSAVLVVACVALERFFVNYRLFKVLGDCSYSVYLLHVLVLSAGGYLAQRYALNPYAVLAVCVVIIGLSAMGSYRWLEQGSYRVLKGWFDGDERSNLSRQKH comes from the coding sequence ATGTTGATCTCGGTACAGGCGTTGCGCGCGCTGGCGGCCTGGACGGTGGTAGGGCACCACTTCATGCAGATTTTCTTCGGTTTCAAGGCGGACACGGCCTTGGGAAGGTTATTTGTCGAAAAGGGCGCCGCGGGCGTGGACGTGTTTTTTGTCATCAGCGGCCTGGTGATTTTCCTGTCTACCCAGGACAAGGACCTGCCGCCCTGGCGTTTCCTGTTGTACCGTTTGCTGCGCATCGTGCCGGCCTACTGGTTCTACACGCTGCTGATGGCATTACTGGTGGTGGTCGCCCGGCCAATGCTGCCGGACCAGAGCGTCGATGCCGCCCATGTGTTGATGTCGCTGTTGTTTATTCCTTCGCAAAACCCCGGCGGTTATGGCGTGTACCCGACCCTTAACGTCGGTTGGACGCTGAACTACGAGATGCTTTTTTACCTGCTGTTTGCCTGGGCCTTGCTGTTCCGTCGGCAATGGCGACTGCTGGTGGTGGCGGCATTGTTGTTTGCGGTCTGCGAGGCCTGGACCTCGTTTGGCTGGATCAGTGAGTTCTATCGCTCGGACATTGTCGTCGAATTTCTGATGGGCATCGGCATCGGCATGCTCTACCGCAAGGGCTGGATTCGCCCGGGGTTATGGCTGCCGCTGCTGGGAATCGTCGCAGCGCTGCTGGCGATCTATCATTGGCCGGCCTCGCCCCGCGCCTTGACCTGGGGCCTGCCCAGCGCGGTGTTGGTGGTGGCGTGCGTGGCGCTTGAGCGATTCTTCGTCAACTATCGTCTGTTTAAAGTACTCGGGGACTGCTCCTATTCGGTGTATTTGCTGCACGTGCTGGTGCTTTCGGCCGGCGGTTATCTGGCCCAGCGTTACGCCCTGAACCCTTATGCCGTGCTGGCCGTGTGCGTGGTGATCATCGGCCTGAGCGCCATGGGCAGCTACCGATGGCTGGAGCAGGGCAGTTATCGCGTGCTCAAAGGCTGGTTTGATGGCGACGAGCGGTCGAATTTATCCCGACAAAAACACTAG
- the nfuA gene encoding Fe-S biogenesis protein NfuA — MTAITITDAAHDYLADLLSKQNTPGIGIRVFITQPGTQYAETCIAYCKPGEEKPEDTALGLKSFTAYIDNFSEAFLDDAVVDYATDRMGGQLTIKAPNAKVPNVNADSPVNERINYYLQTEINPGLASHGGQVSLIDVVEDGIAVLKFGGGCQGCGQADVTLREGIERTLLERIPELKGVRDVTDHTQKENAYY; from the coding sequence ATGACTGCCATAACCATTACCGACGCCGCCCACGATTACCTGGCCGACCTGCTGTCCAAGCAGAACACCCCAGGTATCGGCATCCGCGTCTTTATCACCCAGCCCGGCACCCAATACGCCGAGACTTGCATTGCCTACTGCAAGCCCGGAGAAGAGAAGCCTGAAGACACCGCCCTGGGGCTGAAAAGCTTCACCGCGTACATCGACAACTTCAGCGAAGCCTTCCTCGATGACGCCGTGGTCGACTACGCCACCGACCGCATGGGCGGCCAGTTGACCATCAAGGCGCCCAACGCCAAGGTGCCGAATGTCAACGCTGACAGCCCGGTCAACGAGCGCATCAACTACTACCTGCAAACCGAGATCAACCCGGGGCTGGCCAGCCACGGCGGTCAGGTCAGCCTGATTGATGTCGTCGAAGACGGTATTGCCGTACTCAAGTTCGGCGGCGGTTGCCAGGGCTGCGGCCAGGCAGACGTGACCTTGCGTGAAGGCATCGAGCGCACCTTGCTCGAGCGCATCCCCGAGCTCAAGGGCGTACGCGACGTCACCGACCACACGCAGAAAGAAAACGCCTACTACTGA
- the cobM gene encoding precorrin-4 C(11)-methyltransferase, with protein sequence MTVYFIGAGPGDPELITVKGQRLIRSCPVIIYAGSLVPAAVLEGHQAAQVVNSAELHLEQIIDLIKAAHAKGQDVARVHSGDPSLYGAIGEQIRCLRELGIPFQIIPGVTAVAACAALLETELTLPDIAQSVILTRYADKTSMPAGEDFDSLARHGTTMAIHLGVNHLSKIVAELLPHYGADCPIAVVHRATWPDQDWVVGTLSDIAEKVAAKGFRRTALIVVGRVLANDSFSESSLYRAGHAHLYRP encoded by the coding sequence ATGACCGTCTACTTCATCGGCGCAGGCCCCGGCGACCCGGAATTGATTACCGTCAAAGGCCAACGGTTGATCCGCAGTTGCCCGGTGATCATCTATGCCGGCTCATTGGTGCCAGCGGCGGTGTTGGAAGGTCATCAGGCGGCACAGGTGGTCAACAGCGCCGAATTGCACCTGGAACAGATCATCGACCTGATCAAGGCTGCCCATGCCAAGGGCCAGGATGTGGCGCGCGTGCACTCCGGCGACCCCAGCCTGTACGGGGCGATTGGCGAGCAGATTCGCTGCTTGCGCGAGTTGGGCATACCGTTCCAGATCATTCCGGGCGTCACGGCGGTGGCGGCGTGTGCGGCGTTGCTGGAGACGGAGTTGACCCTGCCGGATATCGCCCAGAGTGTGATCCTGACGCGCTATGCGGATAAAACCAGCATGCCGGCCGGTGAAGACTTCGACAGCCTGGCGCGCCACGGCACGACCATGGCGATTCACTTGGGGGTTAATCATCTGTCCAAGATCGTCGCCGAGCTGCTGCCGCATTACGGCGCAGACTGCCCGATTGCCGTGGTGCACCGGGCGACGTGGCCAGATCAGGATTGGGTGGTGGGTACGCTGAGTGATATTGCCGAGAAAGTGGCGGCTAAAGGCTTTCGGCGTACGGCACTGATTGTGGTCGGGCGGGTGCTGGCGAATGACAGCTTCAGTGAATCCTCGCTGTACCGTGCAGGCCACGCGCACCTCTATCGGCCCTGA
- a CDS encoding cobalamin biosynthesis protein → MTLVVGLGCQRGCDVHTLLGLFDAALAEGGIERQRITALASIDRKRDEPGLLALAHMLNLPLRCFSATQLAVFEPRLSHRSAVAFAHTGCYGIAESAALALAEQLSHRPAHLLITRKKVAQATFALAGAD, encoded by the coding sequence ATGACGCTGGTGGTCGGGCTGGGTTGCCAGCGCGGGTGCGATGTTCACACCCTGCTCGGCCTGTTTGACGCCGCCCTGGCCGAGGGCGGTATCGAGCGCCAGCGCATCACCGCGCTGGCCAGTATCGACCGCAAACGGGATGAACCGGGGCTGCTTGCCCTGGCGCACATGTTGAACCTGCCGTTGCGGTGTTTCAGCGCAACGCAATTGGCGGTGTTTGAACCGCGCCTCAGTCACAGATCGGCAGTCGCGTTTGCCCATACCGGCTGTTACGGCATCGCCGAAAGTGCCGCCCTGGCCCTGGCTGAACAGCTCTCCCACCGCCCCGCCCACCTGCTGATCACGCGCAAAAAAGTCGCCCAGGCCACCTTTGCATTGGCCGGCGCTGACTAA
- a CDS encoding CbtA family protein yields the protein MIKRIAQTAGFTGLLAALLLTLLQSFWVAPLILQAETFENAPAAAEVVPHVHAEGAAAHTHDAEAWEPENGWQRVLSTTGGNLVVAVGFALMLAGLYTLRAPTRTAQGLLWGLAGYATFVLAPTLGLPPELPGTAAADLAQRQIWWIGTAASTAAGIALLVFGRNWLLKGLGVAILAVPHVIGAPQPEVHSMLAPEALEAQFKIASQLTNVAFWLALGLISAWLFRRNRDDQYSA from the coding sequence ATGATCAAGCGCATAGCCCAAACCGCAGGCTTCACCGGCTTGCTCGCCGCCCTGCTGCTGACTCTGCTGCAAAGCTTCTGGGTCGCCCCGCTGATTCTGCAGGCGGAAACCTTTGAAAACGCACCGGCCGCTGCCGAAGTCGTGCCCCATGTGCACGCTGAAGGCGCCGCCGCTCACACCCACGACGCCGAAGCCTGGGAGCCGGAAAACGGCTGGCAGCGCGTGCTGTCCACCACTGGCGGTAACTTGGTGGTTGCGGTCGGTTTCGCATTGATGCTGGCCGGCCTTTACACCTTGCGCGCGCCAACCCGCACCGCTCAAGGGCTGCTGTGGGGCTTGGCCGGTTACGCGACGTTTGTACTGGCGCCCACCCTGGGCCTGCCACCGGAGTTGCCGGGCACCGCTGCCGCCGACCTGGCGCAGCGGCAGATCTGGTGGATCGGCACGGCGGCGTCCACGGCTGCGGGTATCGCGCTGCTGGTGTTTGGTCGCAATTGGCTGCTCAAAGGGCTGGGCGTGGCGATCCTGGCCGTGCCGCATGTGATCGGCGCGCCGCAACCTGAAGTGCATTCGATGCTGGCTCCAGAAGCGTTGGAAGCCCAGTTCAAGATCGCCTCGCAACTGACCAACGTCGCGTTCTGGCTGGCACTGGGTCTGATCAGCGCCTGGCTGTTTCGCCGCAACCGCGACGATCAATACTCGGCATGA
- a CDS encoding CbtB-domain containing protein: MSIISSTSHSASSTATLSQRLTAAIGASILGACLVYFAGFSHIEAVHNAAHDTRHSAAFPCH, encoded by the coding sequence ATGTCGATCATCAGCAGCACCTCGCACTCCGCCAGTAGCACCGCCACCCTGAGCCAACGCCTGACCGCCGCCATCGGTGCGTCGATCCTCGGCGCGTGCCTGGTGTATTTCGCCGGTTTCTCGCATATCGAGGCGGTGCACAACGCTGCCCACGATACCCGCCACAGCGCCGCGTTCCCGTGCCACTGA
- the cobW gene encoding cobalamin biosynthesis protein CobW, with product MKTLAKLPVTIVTGFLGSGKTTLLRHMLDNAQGRRIAVIVNEFGELGIDGEILKQCSIGCTEEEANGRVYELANGCLCCTVQEEFFPVMRELVARRGDLDHILIETSGLALPKPLVQAFQWPEIRSACTVDAVITVVDSPAVAAGTFAAFPDQVDAQRKLDPNLDHESPLHELFADQLASADLVILNKSDLISPEDLARVRLEVAEELPPAVKIIEASSGRLPLDVLIGLGAGSEEHIDGRHSHHDHHHDGEDDHDHDHDAFDSISIDLPQADEALLLDALTQLVVQHGILRVKGFAAIPNKPMRLLIQGVGTRFDKHFDRAWGADEARITRLVLIGQELDAAGLEAQLRAALSV from the coding sequence ATGAAAACACTGGCCAAACTCCCCGTCACCATCGTTACCGGCTTTCTCGGCTCGGGCAAAACCACCTTGCTGCGCCACATGCTCGACAACGCCCAGGGCCGTCGCATCGCCGTGATCGTCAACGAGTTCGGCGAGTTGGGCATCGACGGTGAAATCCTCAAGCAGTGCTCCATCGGTTGCACCGAAGAAGAAGCCAACGGCCGCGTCTACGAACTGGCCAACGGCTGCCTGTGCTGCACCGTGCAGGAAGAATTCTTCCCGGTCATGCGCGAACTGGTCGCCCGTCGCGGCGACCTCGACCACATCCTCATCGAAACCTCAGGCCTGGCCCTGCCAAAACCGCTGGTGCAGGCCTTCCAGTGGCCGGAAATCCGCAGCGCCTGCACGGTTGACGCCGTGATCACCGTGGTCGACAGCCCAGCCGTGGCCGCCGGTACCTTCGCCGCGTTCCCGGACCAGGTCGACGCCCAGCGCAAACTCGACCCGAACCTGGACCACGAGTCGCCACTGCACGAACTGTTCGCCGACCAACTGGCCAGCGCCGACCTGGTGATCCTCAACAAGTCCGACCTGATCAGCCCTGAAGACCTGGCCCGCGTGCGCCTGGAAGTCGCCGAAGAGCTGCCGCCCGCGGTGAAAATCATCGAAGCCAGCAGTGGTCGCCTGCCACTGGATGTGCTGATTGGCTTGGGCGCCGGCTCCGAAGAACACATCGACGGCCGCCACAGCCATCACGATCATCACCACGACGGTGAAGACGACCATGACCACGATCACGATGCCTTCGACTCCATCTCCATCGACCTGCCGCAAGCCGACGAAGCGCTGCTGCTCGACGCCCTGACCCAGCTGGTGGTGCAACACGGCATCCTGCGCGTCAAAGGTTTTGCGGCAATCCCGAACAAGCCGATGCGCCTGTTGATTCAAGGCGTGGGCACGCGTTTCGACAAACATTTCGACCGCGCCTGGGGCGCCGACGAAGCACGCATCACGCGCCTGGTGCTGATCGGCCAGGAACTGGATGCGGCGGGTCTTGAAGCGCAACTGCGCGCCGCCCTCAGCGTTTAA